In the genome of Fusobacterium necrogenes, one region contains:
- a CDS encoding DEAD/DEAH box helicase, translating to MNLEKRANVLKKIYFMLKMDQRGAYITPVDSNGKILENIEIDEGIDKTSAAILTYIKEIKEDSFFIDWENEYEEPYLSEHPDLIEYLIDNPIFVNEKMERLKWIKRDNTLSLIIKEKENTSTVLTTELLLNGAINDFVIINEDLILADDIFYIIDMESNDFHTLKELVGTIDESGLENFLTLTIKYFKNIEIEYKNYKVVEGEKNTPNPQLIIEKISHDNSLYLQVTLMVSGMHYDFLNKHEIDKVAIVNNMEKKISICKIDISKISEAIEDIIKLLVKNQKNLKVRASYYLDESNFIIMQEKLAKEFIMQDLLQLASKYKVVGTDKLRKYNIKAVKPKVIGKFTHSIDFLEGEVELEIEGEKFSILDVLSSYRKDSYIMLSDGTSALINKKYIEKLERIFKDSDKKKVKLSFFDLPLVEELIEDKIFSEEMNKTRDFFKGMNNIKDYPIELPKIKAQLREYQEYGYKWLSYLMDNNLGGCLADDMGLGKTLQAISVLTRLHEEKGKKSLVIMPKSLIYNWESEIKRFSPRLKVGIYYGNFRNRDIIKKNSVVLTTYGTIRNDIEIIRDYIFDAVILDESQNIKNVNAQTTKAIMLLNAKHRIALSGTPIENNLSELYSLFRFLNPSMFGTMEEFNNYYAIPIQKENDQEAIDELKKKVYPFILRRIKKEVLKDLPDKIEKTMYIEMNHEQKKLYEERRNYYYNMVHSQIKENGFGKTQFFILQALNELRQITSCPEVKSIGVTSSKREVLINNILDAVENGHKVLVFTNYISSIKNICEDLEKYGIKYLSMSGSTKDRQLLVNKFQKDNKYKVFVMTLKTGGVGLNLTAADTIFIYDPWWNKTVENQAVDRAYRLGQDRTVFSYKLILKDTIEEKILQLQESKIKLLDNLISEDSTTLKTLTEKDIEFILGE from the coding sequence ATGAACTTAGAAAAGAGAGCTAATGTATTAAAGAAGATATATTTTATGTTAAAAATGGACCAAAGAGGAGCCTATATTACTCCAGTTGATTCTAATGGAAAGATATTAGAGAATATTGAAATAGATGAGGGTATAGATAAGACTTCTGCTGCAATTTTGACATATATAAAAGAAATAAAAGAGGATAGCTTCTTCATAGACTGGGAAAATGAATATGAAGAGCCTTATTTAAGTGAACATCCAGACTTAATAGAGTATTTGATTGATAATCCAATATTTGTAAATGAGAAAATGGAGAGACTTAAATGGATAAAAAGAGATAATACTCTCTCTTTGATAATTAAAGAGAAAGAAAATACTAGTACCGTTCTTACAACAGAACTATTGCTCAATGGAGCTATAAATGATTTTGTAATAATAAATGAAGATTTAATTTTAGCTGATGATATTTTTTATATAATAGATATGGAGAGTAATGATTTTCATACATTGAAGGAGCTAGTTGGAACAATAGATGAATCAGGACTAGAAAATTTTTTAACTCTTACTATAAAGTACTTTAAGAATATTGAGATAGAATATAAAAACTATAAGGTTGTAGAAGGAGAAAAGAATACTCCTAATCCTCAATTAATTATAGAAAAAATCTCTCATGATAATAGTTTGTATCTTCAAGTGACACTTATGGTGTCTGGAATGCATTATGATTTTTTGAATAAACATGAAATTGATAAAGTAGCTATAGTGAATAATATGGAAAAAAAGATATCCATCTGTAAGATAGATATCAGTAAGATTTCTGAAGCGATAGAAGATATTATAAAACTTCTAGTAAAAAATCAGAAAAATTTAAAAGTGAGAGCAAGTTATTATTTAGATGAAAGTAATTTTATTATTATGCAAGAAAAACTTGCAAAAGAGTTTATTATGCAAGATTTGTTACAATTAGCTTCAAAATATAAAGTTGTAGGAACTGATAAATTGAGAAAATATAATATAAAAGCTGTAAAACCTAAAGTTATAGGAAAATTTACTCACTCAATAGATTTCTTAGAAGGAGAGGTAGAATTAGAGATCGAAGGGGAAAAATTTTCTATTCTAGATGTATTATCTTCCTATAGAAAAGATTCTTATATAATGTTGAGTGATGGAACAAGTGCTTTAATTAATAAAAAATATATAGAAAAACTTGAAAGAATTTTTAAAGATAGTGATAAAAAAAAGGTAAAACTTTCATTTTTTGATTTACCTCTTGTAGAAGAGTTAATAGAAGATAAAATTTTCTCAGAAGAGATGAATAAAACTAGAGATTTTTTTAAAGGGATGAACAATATAAAGGATTATCCAATTGAATTACCAAAGATAAAAGCACAATTAAGAGAGTATCAAGAGTATGGATATAAATGGTTATCTTATTTGATGGATAATAATTTAGGAGGATGTTTGGCTGATGATATGGGACTTGGAAAAACGTTACAAGCAATCTCAGTACTGACAAGATTACATGAAGAAAAAGGGAAAAAAAGTTTAGTAATTATGCCAAAATCTCTCATATATAATTGGGAAAGTGAAATAAAAAGATTCAGTCCTAGGTTAAAAGTTGGAATTTATTATGGAAATTTTAGAAACAGAGATATTATTAAAAAGAATAGTGTGGTACTTACAACTTATGGAACAATAAGAAATGATATTGAAATTATAAGAGATTATATTTTTGATGCTGTGATATTAGATGAATCTCAAAACATAAAAAATGTAAACGCGCAAACCACTAAAGCAATTATGCTACTTAATGCAAAACATAGAATAGCTTTGAGTGGAACACCGATAGAAAATAATTTGAGTGAATTATATTCCTTATTTAGATTTTTAAATCCATCTATGTTTGGAACTATGGAGGAGTTTAATAATTATTATGCTATCCCTATTCAAAAGGAAAATGATCAGGAAGCTATAGATGAATTGAAGAAGAAAGTTTATCCATTTATTTTAAGAAGAATAAAAAAAGAGGTTTTAAAAGATTTACCAGATAAAATAGAAAAAACAATGTATATAGAGATGAATCATGAGCAGAAGAAACTTTATGAAGAGAGAAGAAACTATTATTATAATATGGTACATTCTCAGATTAAAGAGAATGGATTTGGAAAAACACAATTTTTTATACTTCAGGCTTTAAATGAATTAAGACAGATTACAAGTTGTCCAGAAGTTAAAAGTATAGGGGTTACTTCTAGTAAGAGAGAGGTTCTTATAAATAATATATTAGATGCTGTTGAAAATGGACATAAGGTACTCGTGTTTACTAACTATATAAGCTCTATAAAGAATATTTGTGAAGATTTAGAAAAGTATGGAATAAAGTATTTATCTATGAGTGGATCAACAAAAGATAGACAATTGTTAGTAAACAAATTTCAAAAAGATAATAAATATAAAGTTTTTGTAATGACATTAAAAACCGGAGGAGTAGGGTTAAATCTTACTGCTGCTGATACTATATTCATATATGATCCATGGTGGAATAAAACAGTTGAAAATCAGGCTGTAGATAGAGCTTATAGACTTGGACAGGATAGAACAGTGTTTTCTTATAAATTGATTCTAAAAGATACAATTGAAGAAAAGATACTCCAATTACAGGAGTCAAAGATAAAACTCCTAGATAATTTGATATCTGAAGATAGTACAACATTGAAGACACTTACAGAAAAGGATATTGAATTTATTTTAGGAGAATAA
- a CDS encoding YoaK family protein — MKNFKNKDRSHELECEKLWIFLTLMMVSGFYGTFTYTTRGGVFSNAQTANFLFLALNLSSGKILESLYYLIPISAYFLGAVISEAISGPIKKLNDIRWDTILIFIEIIVVLFLGLLPETAPYQISQIFISFICSMQYNTFQKTRKVPVATTFCTNHVRQTGTSFVNFIKSGDKQEAKDKLKIHLKMIGAFILGCFLAAILCRIFLGKAILFTLIPLLIMFVRLLRDDISRY; from the coding sequence ATGAAGAATTTTAAAAATAAAGATAGGAGCCATGAATTAGAATGTGAAAAATTGTGGATATTTTTGACTCTGATGATGGTAAGTGGATTTTACGGAACTTTTACTTATACAACAAGAGGTGGAGTTTTTTCAAATGCTCAAACTGCAAACTTTCTTTTTTTAGCACTAAACTTAAGTTCTGGAAAAATTTTAGAGTCTCTTTACTATTTAATACCTATTTCAGCATATTTTCTAGGAGCAGTAATATCTGAAGCTATAAGTGGCCCTATAAAAAAATTAAATGATATTAGATGGGATACTATTCTAATTTTTATAGAGATAATAGTTGTATTATTTCTAGGATTGTTACCTGAAACTGCCCCTTATCAAATTTCACAGATCTTTATTAGTTTTATATGTTCAATGCAGTATAATACCTTTCAAAAAACAAGAAAAGTTCCAGTGGCAACAACTTTCTGTACAAATCATGTGAGACAAACTGGAACAAGTTTTGTAAATTTTATTAAATCTGGAGACAAGCAAGAAGCAAAAGATAAACTAAAAATACATCTTAAAATGATAGGGGCATTTATATTAGGTTGTTTCCTCGCAGCTATACTCTGTCGTATTTTTTTAGGTAAGGCTATTTTATTTACACTAATACCCCTACTTATAATGTTTGTCCGTTTATTAAGAGATGATATTTCTAGATATTAA